A genomic segment from Candidatus Lernaella stagnicola encodes:
- a CDS encoding redoxin domain-containing protein, which translates to MRRMTIILVFFLLASVCAFAADSELLQTSGQAAVGQKVPWFSGWTVDDQVFNLKKAWADPATKRVALVFWATTCAPCRVGMQRLCQAKAKLERAHVKVVLVNVGEPVGTVRRFLKTHPQKFTVVVDQYGHSKKAFLNNGDGPTPVPRTAIIGRGGKVIRIIGAEGSDYINQIVK; encoded by the coding sequence GGCGTCGGTTTGTGCTTTTGCCGCCGACTCGGAGTTGCTCCAGACCAGCGGCCAAGCGGCGGTCGGGCAAAAGGTGCCCTGGTTTTCGGGTTGGACGGTAGACGACCAGGTCTTCAACCTGAAAAAGGCGTGGGCCGATCCGGCGACCAAGCGCGTGGCGTTAGTGTTTTGGGCCACGACGTGCGCCCCGTGCCGCGTGGGCATGCAGCGGCTTTGTCAGGCGAAAGCGAAGTTGGAGCGTGCGCACGTCAAGGTCGTGTTGGTGAATGTCGGCGAGCCGGTCGGCACCGTGCGGCGGTTCCTCAAAACCCACCCGCAAAAGTTCACGGTGGTGGTCGACCAATACGGACATTCGAAAAAGGCCTTCCTGAACAACGGCGACGGCCCGACGCCCGTGCCGCGCACGGCCATCATCGGCCGCGGCGGAAAGGTGATCCGCATCATCGGCGCCGAGGGCAGCGATTACATCAACCAGATTGTGAAGTGA
- a CDS encoding PEGA domain-containing protein, whose translation MNRNRNLFVVVAVVACLAVLIVWTFALAAGDKKVAVLELVNKAGITDDEAYFLTDKVRRTASQTLPISHFTIMTSENIQEMLPPGKDLAKCTDAACEVELGREIGAEYLITGEIIRYAGDLRVQIKVHHVPSGHFIGSEDTKAGSLEDQEGMLTASSSILMNKVLRHAGVQAPARAGGGAVFVQPTQPTGPSGQAEVRVLAPTELPPPTATGPAGLYITSKPAGAEVYLGQTKAGTTSPAFQKVNLQTGTNVRITLKMDLYHDAIFDAQLKPGITKFEGVELKPAFGSLKIESEPSGADVLIGGEKVGTTPFSDQRYPSGQYLVTVKKEWYLPQEDIQITVSDGQATTKMFALSQDFGTLEVASEPTGATVTLDGKKLGTTPGSWRVPPVMGGKLEVTLARHRGKSFQITIDRNQTVKITAEQATLTAKVGSLQVYADPPEPGAKVFVDGREVGTAPATVGDLIEGGHEVKVETKDKSGTSTVNIQEGQTAVATVPLGNRSGLAAGGAVWTDSSTGLTWQVSPTGGEMKWSAAKSHCEGLSLGGQSGWRLPTITELRSLIRGCPATQKGGSCGVTDSCLSYKSCRTSVCDGCSSKGGPGSGGAYWPPDLSGEVSWYWSSSAVADLDRYAWYVYFYDGDVYNGGYVNDGHDARCVR comes from the coding sequence GTGAATCGAAACCGGAATTTGTTTGTTGTCGTCGCTGTTGTCGCCTGTTTGGCGGTCTTGATCGTGTGGACGTTCGCTCTGGCCGCAGGTGACAAGAAGGTCGCGGTGTTGGAGTTGGTCAACAAGGCGGGCATCACCGACGATGAGGCGTATTTTCTCACGGATAAGGTGCGGCGGACGGCGAGCCAGACTCTGCCCATCAGCCATTTCACGATCATGACCAGTGAGAATATCCAAGAGATGTTGCCACCGGGCAAGGACCTGGCCAAGTGCACCGATGCAGCTTGCGAGGTGGAATTAGGCCGGGAAATCGGCGCCGAGTACCTGATCACCGGTGAGATCATCCGTTACGCGGGCGACTTGCGCGTGCAAATCAAGGTCCATCATGTGCCGTCGGGCCATTTCATCGGCAGCGAAGACACCAAGGCCGGTTCGTTGGAAGATCAGGAAGGCATGCTCACGGCGAGTTCCTCGATTTTGATGAACAAGGTGCTTCGGCACGCGGGCGTACAGGCTCCGGCTCGTGCCGGAGGCGGGGCCGTTTTCGTTCAGCCCACTCAACCGACTGGGCCATCCGGGCAGGCGGAGGTGCGGGTGTTGGCCCCGACGGAATTACCACCCCCAACAGCCACCGGTCCGGCGGGTTTGTACATCACTAGCAAACCGGCGGGGGCGGAAGTCTACCTGGGTCAGACGAAGGCTGGGACGACTTCGCCAGCTTTCCAGAAAGTGAATTTACAGACCGGCACGAATGTTCGTATCACACTCAAAATGGACCTCTATCACGATGCCATCTTTGACGCGCAGCTCAAGCCGGGAATTACGAAGTTTGAGGGCGTCGAACTCAAGCCCGCCTTCGGCTCACTGAAGATAGAATCCGAGCCTTCCGGCGCCGACGTGTTGATCGGTGGCGAGAAGGTCGGCACGACGCCGTTTTCAGACCAACGTTATCCGTCCGGCCAGTACCTCGTGACGGTGAAAAAAGAATGGTATTTGCCGCAAGAGGACATTCAAATCACGGTCAGCGACGGCCAGGCCACGACGAAGATGTTTGCCCTGTCGCAAGACTTCGGCACGCTGGAGGTGGCGTCCGAGCCCACCGGCGCGACCGTAACGCTCGACGGCAAGAAACTCGGCACGACGCCGGGCAGTTGGCGGGTGCCGCCGGTGATGGGCGGCAAGCTGGAAGTGACGCTGGCCAGGCATCGTGGCAAGTCCTTCCAGATTACCATCGACCGCAATCAAACTGTGAAGATCACCGCCGAACAGGCGACGCTGACGGCAAAGGTTGGCTCGTTGCAAGTGTACGCCGACCCGCCGGAGCCGGGGGCGAAGGTGTTTGTGGATGGCCGTGAGGTTGGGACCGCCCCGGCGACGGTGGGCGATCTGATCGAAGGCGGCCACGAAGTGAAGGTTGAAACCAAGGACAAATCCGGCACATCCACGGTCAATATCCAGGAAGGGCAAACGGCGGTGGCCACGGTGCCGCTGGGGAATCGCAGTGGTCTTGCCGCGGGTGGCGCGGTGTGGACGGATTCGTCGACGGGATTGACATGGCAGGTATCGCCGACGGGTGGGGAAATGAAGTGGTCTGCGGCGAAATCTCACTGCGAGGGCCTGAGCCTTGGGGGCCAGAGCGGCTGGCGTTTGCCGACGATCACGGAATTGCGGAGCCTGATCCGCGGCTGCCCTGCCACGCAGAAGGGTGGTTCCTGCGGCGTGACGGACTCGTGCTTGAGTTATAAAAGTTGCCGGACCAGTGTTTGTGATGGCTGTTCCAGCAAAGGCGGCCCTGGTTCGGGCGGCGCGTATTGGCCCCCCGATCTTTCGGGCGAGGTGAGTTGGTATTGGTCGTCCTCGGCGGTCGCGGACCTCGACCGCTACGCGTGGTACGTCTATTTCTACGACGGCGACGTCTACAACGGCGGCTACGTCAACGACGGCCACGATGCGCGCTGTGTGCGTTAG
- a CDS encoding GIY-YIG nuclease family protein, which yields MGKQFYVYIMASKRNGTLYIGVTSNLIKRIWQHKNDVVEGFTSKYRVHRLVHYEHHPTAESAIGREKKMKKWRRDWKLRLIEKGNPDWKDLYEEICGTE from the coding sequence ATGGGAAAACAGTTCTATGTTTACATCATGGCAAGCAAGCGAAATGGAACGCTTTATATCGGCGTCACATCCAACTTGATCAAACGGATTTGGCAGCACAAGAACGATGTTGTGGAAGGATTCACATCAAAATACAGGGTCCATCGTCTCGTTCATTATGAACACCATCCCACTGCCGAAAGCGCCATCGGCCGCGAAAAGAAAATGAAAAAATGGCGAAGGGATTGGAAATTGAGATTGATCGAAAAGGGGAATCCAGACTGGAAGGATTTGTATGAAGAAATCTGCGGAACTGAGTAA
- a CDS encoding DUF1573 domain-containing protein, with amino-acid sequence MAFAAPKIIFESEVHQFEKIESGTEIPAEFLLHNEGDDALVIEELKVTCDCTEVSAEPKVIPPGGEGTIFVVLDTSYRVGELDKEVVVVTNDPARPEITLHIKGTTYLPLIFKPSPLFFDSLHAGQKAFADVTLMNTGKKPITVKKLLASEPDVELAVSGKGDTTVELPHTLESGDYLWVRVTLQINNEAKGSINRQISAVADPAPVTPLILKIQGNFPSEAKGQPQ; translated from the coding sequence TTGGCCTTCGCCGCACCGAAGATCATCTTCGAGTCCGAGGTCCATCAATTCGAGAAAATCGAAAGTGGCACGGAAATCCCGGCTGAATTCCTGTTGCACAATGAAGGCGACGACGCACTTGTGATCGAAGAGTTGAAGGTGACGTGCGATTGCACCGAGGTCAGCGCCGAGCCGAAAGTCATCCCGCCGGGTGGTGAGGGAACGATCTTCGTCGTGCTGGATACGTCCTACCGCGTCGGCGAGCTGGACAAGGAGGTCGTCGTCGTCACGAACGACCCGGCGCGGCCGGAAATCACGTTGCACATCAAAGGAACGACCTACCTGCCATTGATCTTCAAACCCAGCCCGTTGTTTTTCGACAGCCTACACGCGGGTCAAAAAGCCTTCGCCGACGTCACACTCATGAATACCGGCAAGAAACCGATCACGGTTAAAAAGCTGCTGGCCTCGGAGCCCGACGTCGAACTGGCGGTTTCGGGAAAAGGCGACACAACCGTCGAATTGCCCCACACGTTGGAATCCGGCGATTATTTGTGGGTCAGGGTCACACTCCAGATAAACAACGAAGCCAAGGGATCAATCAACCGACAAATCTCGGCGGTCGCCGACCCAGCACCGGTGACGCCGTTGATTCTGAAAATACAAGGCAACTTCCCTTCGGAAGCGAAAGGACAACCTCAATGA
- a CDS encoding PEGA domain-containing protein, with the protein MAKKVVFGLIAGFMLACVWHLALASGDKKVAVLELVNKAGVTDDEAYALTDRVRMIASENLPGAHFTIMTSENIQELLPPDMDLKKCTTAECEVEMGRMIGAEYLITGEIIRFAGDLRINLKVHNSRTGHFVGGRSCEATDIRSLETALKGISKQIFGLVLSHAGVAAPARGGGAAVFVSPTQPSSTGGAAEVRALAPSEQPPATATGPAGLYITSNPPGADVYLGQTKAGTTSPAFQKVNLKPGTTVRVTLKMDLYHDVSFDVALKPGVMKFEGVELKPAFGSLKIESEPSGAKVLIGGTEVGTTPYNNPRYPSGNYLVVVKMDLFHDQSFQLNVGSGTSHSENLSLKPEFGSLKIDSEPSGAKVLIGGSEVGTTPYTNLRYPSGQYLLSLELDWHLPVLDEVFTVINGETTLRSFKLSQDFGTLDVASNPSGAKVLLNGKKLGITPGNFRLAPVKAGKLKVVMAGYRSKKFKISLDRGQTVKITADQATLQAKLGSLQVYADPPVPGAKVFVDGQVIGAAPLTVTGLIEGNHEVKVESKDKTGTMTISVAEGQTAVATIKLKSKGVLGAGGKIWTDVSTGLMWQVVPTRGKKNKTSKNLTKSHCRRLTLAGYGDWRLPTISELRSLIRGCPATEKGGSCSVTDLRLNRNWLEKSCWGCSSRKGPGRDGMYMPPELSGNCCSYWSSSAVTGENRSTWFVNFRTGRIYNDYSGGNAKFNSITRCVR; encoded by the coding sequence GTGGCCAAGAAAGTCGTTTTTGGTCTGATAGCCGGGTTCATGCTTGCCTGCGTTTGGCATCTTGCCTTGGCCAGTGGAGATAAAAAGGTCGCGGTGTTGGAGTTGGTCAACAAGGCGGGCGTGACCGACGACGAAGCCTATGCGTTGACCGATCGTGTGCGGATGATCGCCAGCGAGAATCTGCCTGGCGCGCATTTTACAATCATGACCAGCGAGAACATTCAAGAATTGTTACCGCCCGACATGGATCTGAAGAAATGCACCACGGCCGAATGCGAAGTGGAGATGGGGCGGATGATCGGCGCAGAGTACCTAATTACCGGTGAGATCATCCGGTTTGCCGGGGATCTGCGCATCAATCTGAAGGTTCACAATTCCCGCACTGGTCACTTCGTTGGTGGCCGCAGTTGCGAGGCAACCGATATCCGCAGCCTGGAAACCGCACTGAAAGGAATTTCGAAACAGATCTTCGGGCTGGTGCTCTCGCACGCGGGCGTGGCGGCTCCGGCCCGCGGCGGTGGTGCTGCGGTCTTCGTCTCGCCCACGCAACCGTCGTCGACCGGCGGTGCGGCCGAGGTGCGGGCGCTGGCTCCGAGCGAGCAACCACCGGCGACGGCGACGGGGCCAGCGGGACTTTATATAACGAGCAACCCACCGGGTGCGGATGTCTATCTGGGTCAGACCAAGGCCGGGACGACGAGTCCGGCGTTTCAGAAGGTCAACCTCAAGCCGGGTACAACGGTGCGAGTGACGCTAAAGATGGACCTCTACCACGACGTTTCTTTTGACGTGGCGCTCAAGCCCGGCGTGATGAAATTCGAAGGCGTCGAACTCAAGCCCGCCTTCGGCTCGCTGAAAATCGAATCCGAGCCTTCCGGCGCGAAGGTGCTGATCGGCGGGACAGAGGTGGGCACCACGCCCTACAACAACCCGCGGTATCCCTCGGGCAATTACCTGGTCGTGGTGAAGATGGACCTTTTCCATGATCAATCTTTCCAATTGAACGTTGGCTCAGGAACCTCACATTCTGAAAATTTGTCGCTCAAGCCGGAATTCGGCTCGTTGAAGATCGATTCCGAACCCTCCGGCGCGAAGGTGCTGATCGGCGGTTCGGAAGTCGGAACGACGCCCTACACCAACCTGCGTTATCCATCAGGCCAATATCTACTATCGCTGGAACTGGATTGGCACCTCCCGGTTTTAGATGAGGTTTTTACCGTTATAAATGGGGAAACAACTTTACGAAGCTTTAAACTTTCCCAGGACTTTGGGACCCTTGATGTTGCATCGAATCCCAGCGGCGCTAAGGTCTTACTTAACGGTAAAAAGCTGGGAATAACCCCTGGTAATTTTCGCCTTGCTCCCGTTAAGGCAGGCAAACTTAAAGTAGTGATGGCAGGGTATCGAAGTAAGAAGTTCAAGATTTCACTGGACCGTGGGCAAACAGTGAAGATCACGGCAGATCAAGCGACGCTGCAAGCCAAGCTTGGTTCTTTGCAGGTGTACGCTGACCCCCCGGTGCCAGGAGCCAAAGTGTTTGTGGATGGACAGGTAATTGGGGCCGCACCATTGACAGTAACCGGCCTGATCGAAGGCAACCATGAAGTGAAGGTTGAATCAAAGGACAAAACCGGAACCATGACCATCTCCGTCGCCGAAGGGCAAACTGCAGTGGCGACAATCAAATTGAAGAGCAAGGGTGTTCTTGGTGCTGGCGGTAAAATATGGACCGACGTGTCCACGGGGTTGATGTGGCAAGTTGTTCCAACACGCGGAAAGAAGAATAAAACCTCAAAGAACTTAACAAAATCACATTGTAGGCGCTTGACTTTGGCTGGCTATGGAGACTGGCGTTTGCCGACGATCTCTGAGCTTCGGAGCCTTATCCGCGGCTGCCCAGCAACAGAAAAAGGTGGTTCCTGCAGTGTGACGGATTTGCGATTGAACCGCAATTGGCTTGAGAAATCGTGCTGGGGATGTTCAAGTAGAAAAGGACCAGGGCGGGACGGCATGTACATGCCTCCGGAGCTTTCGGGAAATTGTTGCTCGTATTGGTCGTCCTCAGCAGTCACGGGCGAAAATCGCAGCACTTGGTTCGTCAATTTTCGAACTGGCCGCATCTACAACGACTACTCCGGTGGCAACGCAAAATTCAATAGTATTACGCGCTGTGTCCGTTAG